Proteins found in one Miscanthus floridulus cultivar M001 chromosome 4, ASM1932011v1, whole genome shotgun sequence genomic segment:
- the LOC136548303 gene encoding ribonuclease 3-like, with protein MVKMWLGHVIIVPMSPTAPLHCPLAVAVLLLPLVVASAATDFDFFHHVQQVATISVARLLLQHKHKCHLLLPGRREAGGGKPVADFGIHGLRPEYTACQPDAVNPNKTSCWPDSCNATAPLDLSQIRDLDSDLRRNWGTLSCKNRDNFSVFKQHPGRRGRGDGLRRWWIKEL; from the exons ATGGTGAAGATGTGGCTTGGTCATGTGATCATAGTGCCCATGTCACCTACCGCACCCCTCCACTGccccctcgccgtcgccgttctCCTGCTTCCTCTCGTCGTCGCCTCCGCGGCCACCGATTTCGATTTCTTCCACCACGTTCAGCAGGTAGCTACAATCTCCG TGGCCCGGCTCTTACTGCAACACAAACACAAATGCCACCTGCTGCTTCCCGGGCGGCGGGAAGCCGGCGGCGGGAAGCCGGTGGCGGACTTCGGCATCCACGGCCTCAGGCCAGAGTACACCGCATGCCAGCCAGACGCCGTGAACCCCAACAAGACCAGCTGCTGGCCGGACTCCTGCAACGCCACCGCTCCTCTCGACCTGTCTCAG ATCAGGGACTTGGACAGCGACCTGCGCCGAAACTGGGGGACGCTGTCGTGCAAGAACAGGGACAACTTTAGTGTGTTCAAGCAGCACCCGGGACGCCGTGGCCGCGGCGACGGGCTCCGCCGATG GTGGATTAAAGAACTTTAA